From Acidimicrobiales bacterium, the proteins below share one genomic window:
- a CDS encoding glycosyltransferase — translation MSRPRVLFVSHQATRTGAPAVLLSFLRWLDQHGDVDVEVLLWRGGPTEDAFRAVAPVHVAGRLDRGSTVELLERNLPVVGLGGVAKRLRRARLKPRMKDLTGYDLYWLNCAESAHCLEHLPAIDGVVVSHVHELGMAIAFALPDEAERRRWLDATDHFVAVADRVRDNLVEAEGVDPALVSRHYEFVDADVVTAPPRTDAAELRRRVGIPEGAPVVGAAGTQEWRKGTDLFLQLARRLEPHPDAPHLVWVGGGPAHLEIERLAHDHASMGLADRVHFVGEQDHAVDWYRAFDVLVLTSREDPYPLVCLEAGLVGTPVVSFDNGGMAELLDGENGLVVPALDVEAMAEAVGGLLADPEHRRAMGARLAQDVRSRHDTAVAAPRLYEQLQTVLAAGRRPR, via the coding sequence ATGAGCCGTCCCCGGGTGCTCTTCGTGTCCCACCAGGCCACCCGCACCGGGGCGCCGGCGGTGCTGCTCTCGTTCCTGCGCTGGCTCGACCAGCACGGCGACGTGGACGTCGAGGTGCTGCTCTGGCGCGGTGGGCCCACCGAGGACGCCTTCCGTGCCGTCGCCCCGGTCCACGTGGCCGGCCGGCTCGATCGGGGCAGCACCGTGGAGCTCCTCGAGCGGAACCTCCCCGTGGTCGGCCTCGGCGGGGTGGCCAAGCGCCTCCGACGCGCCCGGTTGAAGCCCAGGATGAAGGACCTGACCGGCTACGACCTCTACTGGCTGAACTGCGCCGAGAGCGCCCACTGTCTGGAGCACCTCCCGGCGATCGACGGCGTGGTGGTGTCGCACGTGCACGAGCTGGGCATGGCCATCGCCTTCGCCCTGCCCGACGAGGCCGAACGACGTCGGTGGCTCGACGCCACGGACCACTTCGTGGCGGTGGCCGACCGGGTGCGGGACAACCTCGTCGAGGCCGAGGGGGTCGATCCCGCCCTCGTGAGCCGCCACTACGAGTTCGTCGACGCGGACGTCGTCACCGCGCCCCCGCGCACCGACGCGGCCGAGTTGCGCCGACGTGTCGGCATCCCGGAGGGGGCGCCCGTGGTGGGCGCCGCGGGCACCCAGGAGTGGCGCAAGGGCACCGACCTCTTCCTCCAGCTCGCCCGCCGGCTCGAGCCCCACCCCGACGCCCCGCACCTGGTGTGGGTCGGCGGTGGCCCGGCCCACCTCGAGATCGAGCGCCTCGCGCACGACCACGCGTCCATGGGCCTGGCCGATCGGGTCCACTTCGTCGGCGAGCAGGACCACGCCGTCGACTGGTACCGGGCCTTCGACGTGCTGGTGCTCACCTCGCGGGAGGATCCCTACCCGCTCGTCTGCCTAGAGGCCGGGCTGGTGGGTACCCCGGTGGTGTCGTTCGACAACGGCGGCATGGCCGAGCTGCTCGACGGCGAGAACGGCCTCGTGGTCCCGGCCCTCGACGTGGAGGCGATGGCCGAGGCGGTCGGCGGCCTCCTGGCCGACCCCGAACACCGCCGGGCCATGGGGGCTCGTCTGGCCCAGGACGTGCGCTCCCGCCACGACACCGCCGTCGCCGCGCCCCGCCTCTACGAGCAGCTCCAGACGGTGCTGGCCGCCGGGCGCCGGCCCCGATGA
- a CDS encoding bi-domain-containing oxidoreductase: MKQVVQSVRDGRLRVVDLPRPSIGPTEVLVAPTHSVVSAGTERAVRQLASSSLLAKARARPDLARKVIRRARNEGLRRTARSVRDRLDQDMPLGYSSAGVVVEVGEWASGLAVGDLVAAAGAGHGELQVVAAPLAVALPSGVDPAHAAFAALGTVALNGLRLADVGPGARVAVIGLGLLGRITARLAQAAGCTVVALEANATALERHEPSVDLALVDDGDPTTEAVVDWARGRGVDAVLVTAASRSPEPLARAPELARDRATIVLVGDVPITLARTPLYEKELTLRVARSYGPGRYDPLFEESGVDYPVGHVPWTARRNLEAFVDLLAGGHLDVADLITHTFPVAEAEAAYAVLEDKVAAPLGIQLVYPEAEAHPAPVPSPVRAARSAAPATVALVGAGNYARATLVPALTDAGLEVALVASASGVSAERLAERLGARPVTTDEALASDEAGLVVLATPHDTHAQLAAQALAAGKHVFCEKPLALDEDGLASVVEAWRSGTGLLAVGFNRRHAEAVSVVRDAFADRGSPLTLTYRVAAEATPPGHWYGDRRQGGRLLGEVCHFVDTCGALVGHPAVSVGASASVRGTELLLAEDLVLTIRYADDSLATIVYTTGGTPGMAKERVEVLGGGRSALIDDFATVVIDGREVRLATPGKGHAELLTAVRRAITDGAPFDVQPAIHTTATVFAAVASLTTGATADPARFTPVLAAPPA, encoded by the coding sequence GTGAAGCAGGTCGTCCAGTCCGTGCGGGACGGCCGGCTGCGGGTGGTCGACCTGCCCCGTCCGTCGATCGGGCCCACCGAGGTCCTCGTGGCGCCGACCCACTCGGTCGTCTCGGCCGGCACCGAACGGGCCGTGCGCCAACTGGCCTCGTCCTCGTTGCTGGCCAAGGCCCGCGCCCGCCCCGACCTGGCGCGGAAGGTCATCCGGCGCGCCCGCAACGAGGGTCTGCGGCGGACGGCGCGCTCGGTGCGCGACCGCCTCGACCAGGACATGCCGCTCGGCTACTCGTCGGCGGGCGTCGTGGTCGAGGTGGGCGAGTGGGCCTCCGGCCTGGCCGTGGGCGATCTCGTGGCGGCCGCCGGCGCCGGTCACGGCGAGTTGCAGGTGGTTGCCGCCCCGCTGGCGGTGGCCCTGCCCTCGGGGGTCGACCCCGCCCATGCAGCGTTCGCCGCTCTCGGCACGGTGGCCCTCAACGGGCTCCGCCTCGCCGATGTCGGCCCCGGCGCGCGGGTCGCCGTGATCGGCCTCGGCCTGCTGGGCCGGATCACGGCGCGCCTCGCCCAGGCGGCCGGCTGCACGGTCGTGGCCCTCGAGGCCAACGCCACCGCGCTCGAGCGCCACGAGCCCTCGGTCGACCTGGCCCTCGTCGACGACGGCGACCCGACGACCGAGGCGGTGGTGGACTGGGCCCGCGGCCGCGGCGTCGACGCCGTGCTCGTCACCGCGGCCAGCCGCTCGCCCGAGCCGCTGGCCCGGGCCCCCGAGCTCGCGCGGGACCGCGCCACGATCGTGCTCGTGGGCGACGTGCCCATCACGTTGGCGCGCACCCCGCTCTACGAGAAGGAGCTGACCCTTCGGGTGGCCCGCAGCTACGGGCCGGGTCGCTACGACCCGCTGTTCGAGGAGTCCGGCGTCGACTATCCGGTCGGCCACGTCCCGTGGACGGCGCGCCGCAACCTGGAGGCCTTCGTCGACCTGCTCGCCGGCGGGCACCTGGACGTGGCCGACCTCATCACCCACACCTTCCCCGTGGCCGAGGCCGAGGCCGCCTACGCCGTCCTCGAGGACAAGGTGGCGGCGCCCCTCGGCATCCAGCTGGTCTACCCGGAGGCCGAGGCCCACCCCGCCCCCGTGCCGTCTCCGGTCCGCGCCGCCCGGTCGGCGGCCCCGGCCACGGTCGCACTCGTGGGAGCGGGCAACTACGCACGAGCGACGCTGGTCCCGGCACTCACCGATGCCGGCCTCGAGGTCGCGCTCGTGGCGTCGGCGTCGGGGGTGTCGGCCGAGCGTTTGGCCGAGCGCCTCGGCGCCCGACCCGTGACCACCGACGAGGCCCTCGCCTCGGACGAGGCCGGCCTCGTCGTCCTGGCCACGCCCCACGACACGCACGCCCAGCTCGCCGCCCAGGCCCTCGCCGCCGGCAAGCACGTCTTCTGCGAGAAGCCCCTGGCCCTCGACGAGGACGGGCTCGCCTCGGTGGTGGAAGCCTGGCGGAGCGGGACGGGCCTGCTCGCGGTCGGCTTCAACCGGCGCCACGCCGAAGCCGTCTCGGTCGTGCGGGACGCGTTCGCCGATCGGGGCTCACCGCTCACCCTCACGTACCGGGTGGCGGCCGAGGCCACCCCGCCGGGCCACTGGTACGGCGACCGGCGCCAGGGCGGCCGCCTGCTCGGCGAGGTCTGCCACTTCGTGGACACCTGCGGCGCGCTGGTGGGGCATCCGGCGGTGTCGGTCGGCGCGTCGGCGTCCGTGCGGGGCACGGAGCTGCTGCTGGCCGAGGACCTCGTGCTGACCATCCGCTACGCCGACGACTCCCTGGCCACCATCGTGTACACGACGGGTGGGACCCCGGGGATGGCGAAGGAGCGCGTCGAGGTCCTGGGCGGCGGGCGCTCCGCTCTGATCGACGACTTCGCCACCGTGGTGATCGACGGCCGTGAGGTGCGGCTGGCCACCCCGGGCAAGGGGCACGCCGAGCTGCTCACCGCGGTGCGACGTGCCATCACCGACGGCGCCCCGTTCGACGTGCAGCCGGCCATCCACACCACGGCCACGGTGTTCGCGGCGGTGGCGTCCCTGACCACCGGTGCCACGGCCGACCCCGCTCGGTTCACGCCGGTCCTCGCGGCACCCCCGGCCTGA
- a CDS encoding glycosyltransferase family 4 protein, with translation MDQPDRGTVLFITHSGDRVGPPMILLDLLRWISANTDVRFEVLLWRGGELEREFAELSPVHDVDRIRSWRLAQALDRLGPVGVRLGDAARGLRLRALLWRIPRLRTVVIVSVGPNDYLRYVRPRRTKVVTLALELGLQLVHLDDNGGRLRRETDRFIAGVQVTQDALIDLGVPPERIALAREFVNTAPPPPVRAVDRAELGMSEDAVVVGSAGVMEWRKAPELFVQIARSAMARAPEVDLHFVWIGGDDQGYAARLADEIDRAGLSGRVHFPGRQSNPWDWFRMFDLFLMTSREDAFPLVCLENASVGNPVVCFDAGGMPEFVGADECGAVVPFPDVELMAQRVVELAVDHDERRRRGTLGSERVRDVYDVSVCAPLWYDAMEPLLP, from the coding sequence GTGGACCAGCCGGACCGGGGGACGGTGCTCTTCATCACCCACTCCGGCGACCGGGTGGGGCCGCCCATGATCCTGCTCGACCTGCTGCGCTGGATCTCGGCCAACACCGACGTGCGCTTCGAGGTGCTGCTCTGGCGCGGGGGCGAGCTCGAGCGTGAGTTCGCCGAGCTGTCCCCGGTGCACGACGTGGACCGCATCCGATCGTGGCGCCTCGCCCAGGCCCTCGACCGCCTCGGCCCCGTCGGGGTCCGCCTGGGTGATGCGGCCCGGGGCCTGCGCCTGCGTGCCCTGCTCTGGCGCATCCCGCGCCTGCGGACGGTCGTGATCGTCTCGGTCGGCCCGAACGACTACCTCCGCTACGTGCGCCCACGGCGGACGAAGGTCGTCACCCTGGCGCTCGAGCTGGGCCTGCAGCTCGTCCACCTCGACGACAACGGCGGCCGCCTCCGGCGCGAGACGGACCGGTTCATCGCTGGCGTGCAGGTCACCCAGGACGCCCTCATCGACCTCGGCGTTCCTCCGGAGCGCATCGCCCTGGCCAGGGAGTTCGTCAACACCGCGCCGCCGCCGCCGGTCCGTGCCGTCGACCGGGCCGAGCTCGGCATGAGCGAGGACGCGGTCGTGGTCGGCTCCGCGGGGGTGATGGAGTGGCGCAAGGCACCCGAGCTGTTCGTGCAGATCGCCCGCTCGGCGATGGCGCGTGCCCCCGAGGTCGACCTGCACTTCGTGTGGATCGGTGGCGACGACCAGGGCTACGCCGCTCGCCTCGCGGACGAGATCGACCGCGCCGGGCTCTCGGGGCGGGTCCACTTCCCCGGACGCCAGTCCAACCCGTGGGACTGGTTCCGAATGTTCGACCTCTTCCTCATGACCTCTCGCGAGGACGCCTTCCCCCTCGTTTGCCTGGAGAACGCCTCGGTGGGGAACCCGGTGGTGTGCTTCGACGCCGGCGGCATGCCCGAGTTCGTGGGCGCCGACGAGTGCGGAGCGGTCGTACCGTTCCCCGACGTCGAGCTCATGGCCCAGCGGGTGGTCGAGCTCGCGGTCGACCACGACGAGCGCCGCCGCCGGGGCACCCTCGGCAGCGAGCGGGTGCGCGACGTCTACGACGTGTCCGTCTGCGCGCCACTCTGGTACGACGCCATGGAGCCCCTCCTGCCGTGA
- a CDS encoding glycosyltransferase family 4 protein: MAPRLLAVSHDASRTGAPAMLVHFLRWMAEHRPGAVDVEVVLLRGGPLEGAFGAFGPVTVLAPFERWTKAEVAALGLRKVGLPALSSRASSARLAARLARTRGHDVVWLNSVASAPVLHGLRAAPGQKVLTAVHELDQILDVLTPADWSALLTRTDRFLAGATGIADNLLLRPGIDPARVVVGHEFIDVRREIDGTARPEAADGTALRHRLGIPEDAFVVGGCGPTAWRKAPDLFLRLGVALRHHAEATGGRAVHLVWIGGPIDGVKFAPLAHDLRSARLADTVHFIGPQQDLTEPFAMFDAFALTSREDALPLVCLEAARAGRPVLAFDNTCLGEVFGPGEGVFVPFLDVDAMATQVAEWAADPAAARAVGERARQRILDGFDVSVGAPRWWAELEALLP, encoded by the coding sequence ATGGCGCCCCGCCTGCTCGCGGTCTCCCACGACGCGTCCCGCACGGGGGCGCCGGCCATGTTGGTGCACTTCCTGCGCTGGATGGCCGAGCACCGCCCCGGCGCCGTGGACGTCGAGGTCGTCCTGCTGCGGGGCGGTCCTCTCGAAGGCGCCTTCGGCGCGTTCGGCCCGGTCACCGTGCTGGCCCCGTTCGAACGGTGGACGAAGGCCGAGGTGGCGGCGCTGGGCCTACGCAAGGTGGGCCTGCCCGCCCTGTCGTCCCGCGCCTCGTCGGCTCGGCTGGCGGCCCGCCTGGCCCGCACCCGTGGCCACGACGTGGTGTGGCTCAACAGCGTCGCGAGCGCGCCCGTCCTGCACGGGCTGCGCGCCGCCCCGGGCCAGAAGGTGCTGACCGCGGTGCACGAGCTGGACCAGATCCTCGACGTCCTCACGCCGGCGGACTGGTCGGCCCTGCTCACGCGCACGGACCGCTTCCTCGCCGGGGCCACGGGCATCGCCGACAATCTCCTGCTCCGCCCGGGGATCGACCCGGCGAGGGTCGTCGTGGGTCACGAGTTCATCGACGTGCGCCGCGAGATCGACGGCACCGCCCGTCCCGAGGCGGCGGACGGCACTGCGCTGCGGCACCGCCTGGGCATCCCCGAGGACGCGTTCGTGGTGGGTGGGTGCGGCCCCACGGCGTGGCGCAAGGCCCCCGACCTCTTCCTCCGCCTCGGCGTCGCTCTCCGCCACCACGCCGAGGCGACCGGCGGTCGAGCGGTCCACCTCGTGTGGATCGGGGGCCCGATCGACGGGGTCAAGTTCGCCCCGCTGGCCCACGACCTGCGCAGCGCCCGCCTCGCCGACACGGTCCACTTCATCGGGCCCCAGCAGGACCTCACCGAGCCGTTCGCCATGTTCGACGCCTTCGCCCTCACGTCCCGCGAGGACGCCCTGCCCCTCGTCTGCCTCGAGGCCGCCCGGGCCGGTCGGCCCGTGCTGGCCTTCGACAACACCTGCCTCGGCGAGGTGTTCGGGCCGGGCGAGGGGGTGTTCGTGCCCTTCCTCGACGTCGACGCGATGGCCACCCAGGTCGCGGAGTGGGCGGCGGACCCCGCGGCCGCCCGCGCCGTGGGGGAGCGGGCCCGTCAGCGCATCCTCGACGGCTTCGACGTGTCGGTGGGCGCCCCGCGCTGGTGGGCCGAGTTGGAGGCCCTGCTCCCATGA
- a CDS encoding glycosyltransferase family 4 protein, with protein MTPRRVVFVSHNASRSGAPLLLLQVERWLREHRDLDVTTVLLAGGPLVEDFEAAGGAHPVEDLASLAPDLVYLNTVGSAPALAQVPAGTRVVCHVHELDYALTHWITEDDRAALRDRVDRFLVVSDLVADALRRCVGIEDERIVRHYGFVDVGAVRDAVQGPPPAAAVGSGPLVAASGTTEWRKAPDLFVALAAVVHRRRPDVRFVWVGGSATGPEIDGVLADRDRLGLRDVVAFVGEQEDARPWFAASDVFALVSRDDPFPLTCLEAAALGVPVVAFDSTGAREFLADGCGVVVPYPDVESMAEAVLHLLDDPDRVRALTGAARRRVEAGHDLAGAVPRLVAEIESLLPGGPS; from the coding sequence ATGACCCCCCGCCGGGTGGTGTTCGTCTCGCACAACGCCAGCCGCAGCGGCGCCCCCCTCCTGCTCCTGCAGGTCGAGCGGTGGCTCCGGGAGCACCGTGACCTCGACGTCACCACCGTCCTGCTCGCCGGCGGGCCGCTGGTGGAGGACTTCGAGGCGGCCGGTGGGGCCCACCCGGTCGAGGACCTGGCCTCGCTGGCTCCCGACCTCGTGTACCTCAACACCGTCGGTTCGGCGCCGGCCCTGGCCCAGGTGCCGGCGGGCACCCGCGTGGTCTGTCACGTCCACGAGCTGGACTACGCCCTCACCCACTGGATCACCGAGGACGACCGGGCGGCGCTGAGGGACCGGGTCGACCGCTTCCTCGTGGTGTCCGACCTGGTGGCCGATGCGCTGCGCCGCTGCGTCGGGATCGAGGACGAGCGCATCGTCCGCCACTACGGGTTCGTCGACGTGGGGGCGGTCCGGGACGCGGTCCAGGGGCCTCCACCGGCCGCCGCCGTCGGCTCCGGACCGCTGGTCGCCGCCTCGGGGACCACCGAATGGCGCAAGGCGCCGGACCTCTTCGTCGCCCTCGCCGCGGTGGTGCACCGCCGTCGCCCGGATGTCCGGTTCGTCTGGGTGGGCGGCTCCGCCACCGGCCCCGAGATCGACGGCGTCCTGGCCGACCGGGACCGCCTCGGGCTCCGCGACGTCGTCGCCTTCGTGGGTGAGCAGGAGGACGCCCGGCCGTGGTTCGCCGCCTCCGACGTGTTCGCGCTCGTCTCCCGGGACGACCCGTTCCCGCTCACCTGCCTGGAGGCCGCCGCCCTCGGCGTGCCCGTCGTCGCCTTCGACAGCACCGGGGCGCGCGAGTTCCTCGCCGACGGCTGTGGCGTGGTGGTGCCGTACCCCGACGTCGAGTCGATGGCCGAGGCCGTCCTCCACCTGCTGGACGACCCCGACCGGGTGCGGGCGCTGACCGGGGCCGCGCGGCGACGGGTCGAGGCGGGCCACGACCTGGCCGGCGCCGTCCCCCGGTTGGTCGCGGAGATCGAGTCCCTGCTCCCGGGAGGGCCGTCGTGA